One uncultured Caproiciproducens sp. DNA segment encodes these proteins:
- the spoVAC gene encoding stage V sporulation protein AC produces the protein MTVTKNEYKKMADKASPGTTYGKNLFFAFVVGGGICAFGQLLANLFVQYGQLEVKDAKTWVSISLIGLSALLTALKIYDNLAKHAGAGTLVPITGFANSIVAPAMEFKSEGYVIGIGGKMFVIAGPVLVYGIAASILYGLIIWIFHLY, from the coding sequence ATGACTGTGACAAAAAACGAGTATAAAAAAATGGCGGATAAGGCTTCGCCCGGTACAACATACGGTAAAAATTTATTTTTCGCCTTTGTGGTCGGCGGCGGTATCTGTGCTTTTGGACAGCTGCTGGCCAATCTGTTTGTGCAGTACGGTCAGCTGGAAGTAAAAGACGCGAAAACATGGGTATCAATCAGTTTAATCGGGCTCAGCGCACTGCTGACGGCGCTGAAGATTTATGACAATTTGGCAAAACACGCCGGCGCGGGCACTTTGGTCCCGATTACAGGGTTTGCAAATTCAATCGTCGCACCCGCCATGGAGTTTAAAAGCGAGGGCTATGTCATCGGAATTGGTGGAAAAATGTTCGTTATTGCGGGTCCGGTGCTGGTTTACGGAATTGCGGCATCCATTCTATACGGCCTGATTATTTGGATCTTTCATTTATATTAA
- a CDS encoding lysylphosphatidylglycerol synthase transmembrane domain-containing protein, with the protein MNENKSRASKFFQIGLFALTLGLLAYFCISDNNLLTLLYSLPTLSLFWLLCALGCVLLSWMMDSLVTKNLVAASYDADYSFRHAFKVTMVGQYFNSVTPFAVAGQPMQVLALTRQGVTSGIALSALVRKFLVYQTSITVYSLLVIMIKYSFFRSKIQGFMALAVIGFICQSAIVVLLLLFTHSPTFTTKLIHGCVWVLTKIHIVKNPKQANEKVKNQLNFYIESNRVMVGNRRMGVKIYGYTVVQLTAVFAVPFFIYKTFHNPGVPLVDMIAAQCFVTMISTYTPLPGAAGAAEGSFLVIFQIFFRQGIIRQAMLLWRFIAYYSCIIVGAFFAGLGSKSVMRNPRFQNDAGNKSKEKSDNITNPER; encoded by the coding sequence ATGAACGAAAACAAAAGCAGAGCGTCAAAGTTTTTTCAGATAGGGCTTTTTGCACTCACACTGGGACTGCTTGCTTATTTTTGCATTTCGGATAATAATTTGCTTACTCTTCTTTACAGCCTGCCCACGCTCAGCCTGTTTTGGCTGTTATGCGCTTTAGGGTGCGTACTGCTTAGCTGGATGATGGACAGCCTTGTCACCAAAAATCTTGTCGCCGCGTCCTATGACGCGGATTACAGCTTTCGGCATGCGTTTAAAGTGACCATGGTGGGGCAGTACTTCAATTCCGTAACGCCGTTCGCGGTGGCGGGCCAGCCAATGCAGGTACTTGCGCTGACAAGGCAGGGTGTGACCTCAGGAATCGCTCTGTCCGCTTTAGTGCGCAAATTTCTGGTTTATCAGACTTCCATCACAGTTTACTCGCTGTTGGTCATCATGATCAAATATTCTTTTTTCCGAAGTAAAATTCAAGGGTTTATGGCACTGGCGGTGATTGGTTTTATTTGTCAGTCTGCAATTGTTGTACTTCTTCTTTTGTTTACTCACAGCCCGACTTTTACAACAAAGCTCATTCATGGCTGCGTGTGGGTTTTAACAAAAATTCATATCGTAAAAAATCCCAAGCAAGCAAACGAGAAAGTGAAAAACCAGCTTAATTTTTATATTGAAAGCAACAGGGTCATGGTAGGAAACCGGCGAATGGGTGTAAAGATATACGGTTACACCGTAGTTCAGCTTACAGCCGTTTTTGCGGTGCCTTTTTTTATCTATAAAACATTCCATAACCCCGGGGTGCCGCTCGTTGACATGATAGCGGCGCAGTGCTTTGTGACTATGATATCCACCTACACGCCGCTGCCGGGGGCCGCAGGTGCGGCGGAAGGCAGTTTCCTTGTTATTTTTCAGATCTTCTTCAGGCAGGGGATTATCCGTCAGGCCATGCTGCTCTGGCGGTTTATTGCCTATTATTCCTGTATCATTGTCGGAGCGTTTTTTGCCGGTCTGGGCAGTAAAAGCGTGATGCGGAATCCGCGTTTTCAAAACGACGCCGGGAATAAAAGCAAAGAGAAAAGTGATAATATAACCAATCCGGAACGATAA
- a CDS encoding glycosyltransferase: MPEKDTAPKISIIIPVYNVEKYVGKCLSSLVEQTYTDFEIIAVNDGSKDDSLDILHRFEERYDFVTVVNQKNSGIANARNNGLAAARGEYVCFVDSDDYVAPTYLEELYNACAETGCEISCCYYYFHFVENNFLFEYPFRCHGVFKQSDAMKKLLRDVQIQSLVWNKMYKRTLFTDYDVKFPTMCFEDMAIANKIFAHVEKVAVIDRPLYYYNQHPASTLATMNADKINDFIRAIAMVRISLEKNGLYEKYKKSYLALTRKTCGCCYLYVLKLHNEKKCMRGCMTNMRRVSRAIKHYSADEFSPTTMFSELPDVVDAPEKLEKDYSTR; this comes from the coding sequence TTGCCTGAAAAGGATACTGCACCTAAGATTAGCATTATCATACCGGTCTACAATGTTGAAAAATATGTTGGAAAATGCCTGTCTTCTCTGGTTGAACAGACATATACCGATTTTGAAATTATTGCCGTCAACGACGGTTCTAAAGATGATTCTCTGGATATTCTCCATCGTTTTGAAGAAAGATATGATTTTGTAACGGTGGTCAATCAAAAAAACAGCGGCATTGCCAACGCACGCAACAATGGTCTTGCGGCTGCACGCGGGGAGTATGTTTGTTTTGTCGACAGTGATGACTATGTTGCCCCGACCTATCTGGAGGAGCTCTACAACGCCTGTGCGGAAACGGGCTGTGAAATTTCCTGCTGTTATTACTATTTCCACTTTGTTGAAAATAATTTTTTGTTTGAATATCCGTTCCGCTGCCACGGGGTTTTTAAACAGTCCGATGCCATGAAAAAGCTTCTGCGCGACGTTCAGATACAGAGCCTTGTGTGGAACAAAATGTATAAACGCACTCTTTTTACGGATTATGACGTTAAATTCCCGACCATGTGCTTTGAGGATATGGCGATTGCAAACAAAATATTTGCGCATGTAGAAAAAGTAGCTGTCATTGACCGCCCGCTCTATTACTACAATCAGCATCCGGCCAGTACGCTGGCAACGATGAATGCGGACAAAATCAATGATTTTATCCGTGCCATCGCAATGGTTCGTATTTCGCTAGAAAAGAACGGACTTTATGAAAAATATAAAAAAAGTTACCTCGCGCTGACACGCAAAACCTGCGGATGCTGCTATTTGTATGTATTAAAACTGCATAATGAGAAAAAATGTATGCGTGGGTGCATGACAAACATGCGCCGGGTATCGCGTGCAATTAAGCACTATTCTGCGGATGAATTCAGCCCTACGACCATGTTCAGCGAGCTGCCGGACGTGGTGGACGCTCCCGAAAAGCTGGAAAAGGACTACTCAACCCGCTAA
- a CDS encoding NAD(+) synthase → MNDGFFRVAAATPSIKVADCEYNKNQILDLMRECEKRGIGAVVFPELCLTGYTCGDLFRDRTLISAAKKALCNILEQTRNMNLLAVIGLPVPVGANLYNCAAVICRGKLLGLPTKSSIPNYSEFYEARHFTSAPEYVETRFCGELVPLGNSLIFRCESMPELVVGVEICEDLWIPCPPSSQLAQCGATLLLNPSASDEIIGKAPYRRNLVNGQSARLIAAYAYADAGEGESSTDLVYAGHNVIAENGTVLAESNLFTTGLTVADVDLQRMLQERLRTTTWSNAGEAYEVSFDMDMPNTRVERKFPALPFVPDDTKDLSERCEMILNMQAAGLKTRLKHTDSKCAVIGVSGGLDSTLALLVIVRAFDLLKLDRKGIMAVTMPGFGTTKRTKSNAQRLSELLGVTLQEIPIGESVTLHFQDIGHNPDTHDVTYENAQARERTQVLMDLANQCGGLVIGTGDLSEIALGWATYNGDIMSMYSVNCSIPKTLVRHLVHHAAITGGEELCALLEDVLDTPVSPELLPPVDGVISQETENIVGPYELHDFFLYYMLRFGFTPSKIFHMAQSAFAGTYDDSTIKKWLTIFYKRFFMHQFKRSCLPDGPKVGSVTLSPRGDWRMPSDASAFLWLKEIESL, encoded by the coding sequence ATGAATGACGGCTTTTTCAGAGTAGCTGCGGCAACACCGTCCATCAAAGTTGCCGATTGTGAGTACAATAAAAACCAGATTCTTGATTTAATGCGCGAATGTGAGAAAAGGGGCATCGGCGCCGTAGTGTTTCCGGAGCTTTGTCTGACCGGTTACACCTGCGGCGATTTGTTTCGTGACCGCACGCTGATTTCGGCGGCGAAGAAAGCGCTCTGCAATATTCTTGAGCAGACCCGGAATATGAATCTGCTCGCGGTGATCGGGCTGCCGGTTCCGGTCGGTGCGAACCTGTACAATTGTGCCGCGGTGATTTGCCGCGGAAAATTGCTGGGTCTTCCGACAAAGAGCAGCATTCCGAATTACAGCGAATTTTATGAAGCGCGGCATTTCACGTCCGCGCCGGAATATGTGGAAACACGCTTTTGCGGGGAGCTTGTTCCGTTGGGAAACAGCCTGATTTTTCGCTGCGAAAGCATGCCGGAGCTGGTGGTCGGCGTTGAAATCTGCGAGGACTTATGGATTCCCTGTCCGCCGTCTTCGCAATTGGCGCAGTGCGGTGCAACCTTGCTTTTGAATCCGTCGGCAAGCGATGAGATCATCGGAAAAGCACCGTACCGGCGCAATCTGGTCAACGGGCAGTCCGCCCGGCTGATTGCGGCCTATGCCTACGCGGATGCCGGGGAAGGCGAATCCTCCACCGATCTGGTGTATGCCGGACACAACGTGATTGCCGAAAACGGCACGGTTCTTGCAGAATCAAACTTGTTTACAACGGGGCTGACGGTCGCGGATGTAGATTTGCAGCGAATGCTGCAGGAGCGTCTGCGCACCACCACATGGTCGAACGCGGGCGAAGCCTACGAGGTCAGCTTTGACATGGACATGCCCAATACCCGTGTGGAACGGAAATTCCCTGCGCTTCCGTTTGTACCGGACGACACAAAGGATTTAAGCGAGCGCTGTGAAATGATTCTGAACATGCAAGCTGCCGGTTTGAAGACAAGGCTGAAGCACACCGATTCCAAATGTGCGGTTATCGGCGTTTCCGGCGGGCTGGACTCTACGCTTGCACTGCTTGTCATTGTGCGCGCATTTGACCTTTTAAAGCTTGACCGCAAAGGAATTATGGCGGTTACTATGCCGGGCTTCGGCACAACAAAACGTACTAAAAGCAACGCCCAACGTCTTTCCGAGCTATTGGGCGTTACCCTTCAGGAAATTCCCATCGGCGAATCCGTGACCCTCCATTTTCAGGATATCGGGCATAATCCGGATACGCATGATGTGACCTATGAAAATGCACAGGCGCGTGAGCGCACGCAGGTTTTGATGGATCTGGCGAATCAGTGCGGCGGGCTGGTTATCGGAACGGGCGATCTTTCCGAAATTGCGCTTGGATGGGCCACGTATAACGGCGACATTATGTCCATGTACAGTGTAAACTGCTCCATTCCCAAAACGCTTGTGCGGCACCTTGTGCACCACGCCGCCATCACCGGCGGTGAGGAACTTTGCGCGCTGCTCGAAGATGTGCTTGACACGCCGGTCAGCCCGGAGCTTTTGCCGCCGGTTGACGGTGTGATTTCGCAGGAGACGGAAAATATTGTCGGCCCGTACGAGCTGCATGACTTTTTCCTGTACTACATGCTCCGCTTCGGTTTTACGCCGTCGAAAATATTCCACATGGCGCAAAGCGCCTTTGCCGGAACCTATGACGATTCGACGATCAAAAAATGGCTGACAATTTTTTACAAGCGCTTTTTCATGCATCAGTTCAAGCGCTCCTGTCTGCCGGACGGCCCGAAGGTCGGCAGCGTCACGCTTTCGCCCCGAGGGGACTGGCGGATGCCCAGCGATGCTTCCGCGTTCCTGTGGCTCAAGGAAATTGAATCACTGTAA
- a CDS encoding VanW family protein: protein MIGANMIDISSGVSKPGRKKGTIIAAVIAGVVLLGAVGGIFGKQMFEEYQHQKLVASVIDVDTFYKGIKVAGVELGGKTMEQAKAAVTAVEPGLRDKYDIKIVYKDKIWQLTEDDLNFQFNTDTVLKEAYAYARTGDREQRYQQVVALQTTPKAYSVTNTMNYDNLDAKLKETVKGIAYDPVDATVASFNSATATFSYADGKNGLAVDENKLFTQVEAIINGAKSGTVDVPTKVVPFSKTIAEVKSHLQKLGTYSTVSTNNANGTHNMALALSKINGACVPAGGTFSFHGVVGNSNKANGFLEAGAILNGRLIQADGGGICQASTTIYGAALRSNMKITQRSNHTLQSTYCPIGQDAAVSYPELDFKFQNPTDYPIYIVTSSKSKTMTVTFYGYQSPDYDSIVITSQKTETIPAPTTPKYTVDKTLAKGVIKLDSKARAGARATAQRVFYKNGVIVKTENLSSSYYRAQPAYYSIGPGTTVSGNVTSSSSKPASSSAKPASSSAKPAGSSSSSSQGSSSGGSGQQDDIAADAIQSGIVIPE, encoded by the coding sequence ATGATCGGTGCAAACATGATCGATATTTCTTCCGGAGTGTCGAAGCCGGGCAGGAAAAAAGGAACAATCATTGCGGCTGTCATTGCCGGGGTGGTTTTGCTTGGCGCAGTCGGCGGCATTTTCGGCAAACAGATGTTTGAGGAATATCAGCACCAAAAGCTTGTCGCTTCCGTGATTGACGTTGATACCTTTTATAAAGGAATCAAAGTTGCGGGCGTTGAGCTCGGCGGAAAAACCATGGAGCAGGCCAAGGCCGCCGTCACTGCGGTTGAACCCGGTCTGCGTGATAAATATGATATTAAGATTGTTTACAAAGATAAGATCTGGCAGCTGACTGAGGATGACCTCAACTTTCAGTTCAACACGGATACCGTGCTGAAAGAGGCGTACGCCTATGCACGCACGGGAGATCGGGAGCAGCGTTATCAGCAGGTTGTCGCACTGCAGACCACGCCTAAGGCGTACAGTGTTACCAACACGATGAATTACGACAATCTTGACGCTAAGCTGAAAGAAACCGTCAAGGGAATCGCCTATGACCCTGTTGATGCGACGGTTGCATCTTTTAATTCGGCGACTGCAACGTTCAGTTATGCCGACGGAAAAAACGGTTTGGCGGTTGATGAAAATAAACTGTTTACGCAGGTTGAAGCGATCATCAACGGTGCCAAATCCGGAACGGTTGACGTGCCGACGAAAGTGGTTCCGTTCAGTAAAACCATTGCGGAGGTAAAAAGCCATCTGCAAAAGCTGGGTACTTACAGCACTGTTTCAACCAACAATGCGAATGGAACCCATAATATGGCGCTGGCCCTCTCGAAAATCAACGGAGCCTGTGTTCCGGCCGGCGGCACGTTTTCATTTCACGGTGTGGTCGGCAATTCCAACAAAGCCAACGGCTTTTTGGAAGCGGGCGCGATTTTGAACGGAAGGCTGATTCAGGCCGACGGCGGCGGAATTTGTCAGGCCTCCACCACAATCTACGGCGCCGCGCTCCGTTCCAACATGAAGATTACCCAGCGTTCTAACCATACCTTGCAGTCCACGTACTGCCCGATCGGTCAGGATGCCGCGGTCAGCTATCCGGAGCTTGATTTTAAATTTCAGAATCCGACGGATTATCCGATTTATATTGTCACCAGTTCAAAGAGTAAGACAATGACTGTGACCTTCTACGGCTATCAGTCGCCGGATTATGACAGTATCGTCATCACGTCGCAGAAGACAGAGACAATTCCCGCGCCGACCACACCCAAATACACAGTCGACAAAACCCTTGCAAAAGGTGTGATTAAACTCGATTCCAAGGCGCGCGCCGGGGCAAGGGCAACCGCTCAGCGCGTTTTTTACAAGAACGGAGTCATTGTGAAAACGGAAAATCTGTCCTCCTCTTATTACCGTGCACAGCCTGCTTATTACTCTATCGGTCCCGGAACAACGGTAAGCGGGAACGTAACGTCTTCCTCTTCCAAGCCGGCAAGTTCTTCCGCGAAGCCGGCAAGCTCTTCCGCAAAGCCGGCGGGTTCTTCCTCCTCGAGTTCCCAGGGTTCGTCGAGCGGCGGGTCGGGACAGCAGGATGATATCGCTGCTGATGCGATTCAATCTGGAATTGTAATCCCTGAATAA
- a CDS encoding lytic transglycosylase domain-containing protein has protein sequence MTDNRINSNYNTLVASLNRTNTAANKKTTASVFSNLLQNAVGTIDNKQKSSSMDDVFNTAAEKYNIPVNLLKAVAKVESGFDEDAVSSCGAQGVMQLMPGTAASLGVQNPLDAEQNIMGGAKYLSQMLDRYDGDAKLALAAYNAGSGNVAKYGGVPPFKETQAYISRVLDAAGGDVAAPTDQLSSLSSLLTNSMAQSGLTGLDSTGTGTGTAGTSYTYDDYLSFLQLYVKQMQLNTTQMMSSDISGLASSDTDNSTSLL, from the coding sequence ATGACGGACAATCGTATAAACTCCAATTATAATACTCTGGTCGCTTCGCTTAACCGCACGAATACCGCTGCAAATAAAAAAACGACGGCCTCTGTTTTTTCGAATTTGCTGCAAAACGCGGTCGGCACAATTGATAATAAGCAAAAAAGCAGCAGTATGGATGATGTTTTCAATACCGCCGCTGAAAAATATAACATTCCGGTCAATTTGCTTAAGGCAGTCGCCAAAGTGGAATCCGGTTTTGACGAGGACGCGGTTTCAAGCTGCGGCGCACAGGGCGTTATGCAGCTGATGCCGGGAACCGCCGCTTCGCTGGGGGTGCAGAATCCCCTTGACGCAGAGCAGAACATCATGGGCGGAGCAAAGTACCTGAGCCAGATGCTGGACAGATATGACGGCGATGCCAAACTGGCACTTGCTGCGTACAACGCGGGCAGCGGAAACGTCGCAAAATACGGCGGAGTTCCCCCGTTCAAGGAAACGCAGGCTTACATTTCCAGAGTGCTGGACGCCGCCGGTGGGGATGTTGCGGCACCGACCGACCAGCTTTCCTCGTTAAGTTCTCTTTTGACCAATTCAATGGCCCAGTCGGGTCTGACAGGTTTAGACTCTACGGGAACCGGCACCGGTACTGCAGGCACATCGTACACCTATGACGATTATCTTTCCTTTTTGCAGCTTTATGTCAAACAGATGCAGTTGAATACCACACAGATGATGTCTTCGGACATTTCCGGCCTGGCTTCCTCCGATACCGACAATTCCACATCCTTATTGTAA